Proteins from one Corticium candelabrum chromosome 4, ooCorCand1.1, whole genome shotgun sequence genomic window:
- the LOC134178901 gene encoding bolA-like protein 3, whose product MVYSSAGAKLSRFISFLLPNPVWRRLLASNVSDGEQRLRNILQDTFLATELEVQDVSGGCGSMYQISITSEKFRGKRLIQQHRMVTEALKDEIKNMHGLTLTTSVPE is encoded by the exons ATGGTTTACTCTTCAGCAGGAGCGAAACTTTCACGGTTTATT TCATTTCTGTTACCAAATCCGGTGTGGCGCAGATTGTTGGCTAGCAATGTTAGTGACGGTGAGCAACGACTTAGAAATATACTTCAAGATACGTTTTTGGCAACAGAGTTGGAAGTGCAAGATGTATCAG GAGGATGTGGGTCCATGTATCAAATCAGTATAACTTCAGAAAAATTCAGAG GTAAGAGACTCATCCAACAGCACCGAATGGTAACAGAGGCTCTGAAAGATGAAATCAAGAATATGCATGGCCTTACATTGACTACATCGGTTCCAGAATAG
- the LOC134177883 gene encoding basal body-orientation factor 1-like → MAAPSSTSTVLLPSRKKRSDVSDTDRNKLEGTKSVLDKLLEGNKLSIAFDDYQQWARRPRSRVVNAKQAKASKTVPEYLPTVGTFQFPRPGGARSVGSSLGRRQVAQRPATVAPAETRVLKALITARRRTIAAYNQHQKDLIKRNVALKQQITDSEMKIHDDVDDLLQHYSTFKGAVAVIEKTFQEKLAIEKKALEEISSAKRYELQHLEEVAKTQEKKVKKRQEELLFYKSYKDKVFPEKARRIAELRQNLEAVNSVLEASLDELKSTVDGERQKMEQKEESRKTRIQQLAAEAAIDCMGPVTQSQAIHNMIMKKEIAAHKTALEQLRCDIKLLEAENKLLRQEVSLTRFPNQRPQQKCLPTTELKLDIPQQEWLPV, encoded by the exons ATGGCAGCTCCCTCTTCTACATCAACAGTGTTGCTACCTTCGAGAAAGAAAAGAAGCGATGTCAGCGATACAGATAGAAATAAGCTAGAAGGAACAAAGAGCGTCTTAGATAAGCTACTGGAAGGCAACAAACTGTCAATAGCATTTGACGACTACCAGCAGTGGGCAAGAAGGCCTAGAAGTCGAGTAGTCAATGCTAAACAGGCCAAAGCGTCTAAGACGGTGCCAGAGTATCTGCCTACTGTTGGAACATTTCAGTTTCCGAGGCCTGGTGGTGCGAGATCAGTAGGCAGCAGTTTGGGAAGGAGACAAGTCGCACAGAGACCAGCAACAGTCGCACCTGCTGAGACTCGGGTTctaaag GCATTGAttacagcaagaagaaggACTATAGCCGCATACAATCAACATCAAAAGGATTT AATCAAGCGCAACGTTGCTCTCAAGCAACAAATCACAGATTCCGAAATGAAGATT CATGATGATGTTGACGATCTGCTGCAACATTATTCAACTTTCAAA GGTGCTGTAGCTGTGATTGAGAAGACATTTCAGGAAAAATTGGCAATTGAAAAGAAAGCGTTGGAGGAAATCTCAAGTGCAAAGAGATATGAATTGCAAC ATTTGGAGGAGGTAGCGAAAACACAAGAAAAGAAAGTGAAGAAAAGGCAAGAGGAATTATTGTTTTATAAATCTTACAAA GATAAGGTATTTCCTGAGAAGGCAAGAAGAATAGCAGAGCTAAGACAGAATCTGGAAGCAGTGAATAGCGTGCTAGAG GCATCACTGGATGAATTGAAATCAACCGTTGATGGGGAAAGACAGAAAATGGAACAGAAGGAAGAGAGTCGAAAGACAAGAATCCAACAACTTGCTGCTGAG GCTGCTATTGATTGTATGGGGCCAGTCACACAATCACAAGCAATACATAATATGATCATGAAGAAG GAAATAGCAGCACACAAAACAGCTCTGGAACAGTTACGATGTGACATAAAGCTGTTAGAAGCTGAAAACAA ACTCCTTCGACAAGAAGTATCTTTAACTCGATTTCCTAATCAACGACCACAACAAAA GTGCCTTCCAACTACAGAACTTAAGCTGGACATTCCACAACAGGAATGGTTGCCAGTCTAG